TTGGTCGTTTGAGGCGGAGAGGACGTCAACCATGGCGACGGGACGTCCGCCCATGGCGGCGATGTCGTGGACGTTGACGAGGATGGCGCAGTAGCCTGCCCAGTAGGGGTCAACTTCCATGAGTTTGTTCCAGATGCCGTCTGCGGCAAGCAGGAGGGCGGTGCGGCCGTTCTGGATGACGGCGGCGTCTTCGCCGTAGGAGGCGATGACGTCGAGGTTGTCGATGTGGAGCGCACGAACAAGGGTTCCGATTGCCTGTTTGCGTCTGACTCCGTCATACTGCCGGACAGCATCGGCGACCGATTCCGGGGTGTAATTGTCTGCAACCATTATTTTCTCTGCCACCAGGGGGGCACGACGGCCCCGTTGTTATCTATTGTATTCCCGTTCAACGGTGATAAGTTACACGATTAGGTTTGCAACATGTATACTAAATATGCTGAGTATGTACTGGGTATTATAATTTGGTTTGTATTATATACATATTACTGGTTATAACTGGTAATTTTCTTTTTGAGAATTATAAATCGTTGATATCTCTGATAGAGTAAGTGGAAAACTAAGTTCGTATGATTCAGCTATTTCATATGGAGATCCAGTTGATTTAAATATCTGGCCCTCAGAAAAATTAACATCCCTTGTAACAGGCATTGTTATTTCACCCGCATTATTATTTCTTCTCACATCATTCGTTGATCCATTAATGTATAGTTCGCCTTGTTTTCCATTACTAAGTCCTGTAAGATGATACCAAACATTTTTCCGAGGCATAAATTTAGATAATAAATAATCACTTGATGATTTTAGTTTATATTCAAAAAATTTCCAATTTTGTACCTGGAAACCCCATTCTGGATTAGACCCCTGAGAACTCGCACTTGCACGGAAATAAAATGATTGTTTTGGAGGAGCACCTGTTTGATAATCAGCTACCAGTTTCACCCATGTCATCACCGTTAATCCAAAATTTCGTGCATCAATTGTTTGTGATGAACTGTTCCATCCACCGTTCGTCTTGTTCGTCACTTTTAGGGTGACAGTATATTTACCAACGGATGTATATTCCTGACTCGGACAATTCTCATCGGATGTATTTCCGTTTCCAAAGGTCCAGAGATATTCTGCATCATCAGATGATTCTATCGGAGAAAATAACACTCTCATTGGACACCCGCCGGTCAGATCCGCCGCAGCATCCTGCAACACAGACGGCATCTCACTCCTGCTTGTTCCGGTAGAGGAAGTCATCGTAAATGCTGCACTCAGACCACCATCTCCACTGATGCCGTCAAACCATTTCTCAGCAAGCAGATAGGTTCCTTTTTCTCCATCATACACCACCGAAACATGGCGAAGTGCACCGCTGTTTACCGACCATGAAAGAATATCTCCCGGTTCGAAATACCCGTCTGAAAGGCCAGGGCCGGTAAAATCTTTTGTTCTGTCTGCATCATCAACCAGAATATAATAGTTTCCGACCTTCAGTTCTTCACCGGCAAAATGAGTGATAGTAACCATCCCTCGTTTTTCTTCTATTAAAATGCCTACGGTTGGCATATTGCCCATATCGGTCATCGACACAACTACAACGCCCACTACTGCTACCATACCTACTGTAATTGCTACAAGTAAAATAGCTGAGATGATTGGTGCAACCCCGTTATCTCTGGTATATCGTATCATATTCTTCCGGAATCGATCAGAGTCAGATCGAAATATATCCTATTAGAATAGGAATCAGTCAGATATATAGTTGAGCCGCTTTGGACCCTGCCTGAGGCATCTCCCGGAGATTTTTCGCATCGTCCCGGAAAAATTTCATGCAAATTTTTCTCGAACTGCCGAAAGTTCCACACGAAACGTATGAATCCTATTCTAAGAGGATTCAATCTCCTGTAACCTATCGGGCGGTTACAAAAAATTCCGGAAAATACGGTGGAATCTGGAAAATACCAAAAATTCAACGATTTTTCAAAATCTGTAACCTCTGTAACCTCTAAAACAGTACTCTACAGGAGGATTTCTATCAACCCTTTTTTTCTGTCGAAGCTGTAGGTGAGTTAGTGGTGAGTGGACAGGATGAAAAAAGAAAACGCAGATAACGCAGATGCGCCTAACGGCGCAGCTTCGCTCGTCGCATTTTCTTAACGCTGCTCGCCATCCCGTCCGAGCGGACGGGTGGCGTTGCTGTCGCAAACGCAGCTAAAAATGCTCGCGAAGCTTTTTTTCGCGTTAATGTGTTATTCTTGTGTCTTCCTTTAATTACGACCAAATATACTCGCGACACTGGCTCAGGATACGGGACAAGTGGGAGCTTCGCGAGCATTTGCCGTCGCGCTTGCGATAACGACCCACGAAGTGGGGAGTGGA
The window above is part of the Methanocorpusculum vombati genome. Proteins encoded here:
- a CDS encoding PKD domain-containing protein is translated as MIRYTRDNGVAPIISAILLVAITVGMVAVVGVVVVSMTDMGNMPTVGILIEEKRGMVTITHFAGEELKVGNYYILVDDADRTKDFTGPGLSDGYFEPGDILSWSVNSGALRHVSVVYDGEKGTYLLAEKWFDGISGDGGLSAAFTMTSSTGTSRSEMPSVLQDAAADLTGGCPMRVLFSPIESSDDAEYLWTFGNGNTSDENCPSQEYTSVGKYTVTLKVTNKTNGGWNSSSQTIDARNFGLTVMTWVKLVADYQTGAPPKQSFYFRASASSQGSNPEWGFQVQNWKFFEYKLKSSSDYLLSKFMPRKNVWYHLTGLSNGKQGELYINGSTNDVRRNNNAGEITMPVTRDVNFSEGQIFKSTGSPYEIAESYELSFPLTLSEISTIYNSQKENYQL